The following are encoded in a window of Nitrospira sp. genomic DNA:
- a CDS encoding membrane integrity-associated transporter subunit PqiC yields MISCLARLAIVGLAGLVLTVGCAPPVTLNHYILNSHTVRDRGGPQPEAFALSIGLRPITLPDMVDRPQLVLRTSEHRVVLAETHRWAGPLKAEIARVLADNLAYLLGTRSISSYPQRGVERAEVRVSVDVQRFESILGKTATIDAIWTVQWTDGTQRTDSAHVQETVSDESYDALVAAHSRALMTVSQDIASTIRGGGVAASPR; encoded by the coding sequence ATGATCAGCTGCCTGGCCAGGCTCGCCATTGTCGGACTCGCAGGTCTCGTGTTGACGGTTGGCTGCGCACCGCCTGTCACCCTCAACCACTACATCCTCAACAGTCACACTGTCCGAGACCGTGGAGGTCCCCAGCCTGAGGCGTTCGCGCTGTCGATCGGCCTGAGACCAATTACGCTGCCGGACATGGTCGATCGCCCGCAGCTCGTGTTGCGCACAAGTGAGCATCGTGTGGTCCTCGCCGAGACACATCGCTGGGCTGGACCGCTTAAGGCAGAAATCGCGCGTGTCCTGGCCGATAATCTTGCCTATCTCCTGGGCACCCGGTCGATTTCTTCCTATCCCCAGCGTGGGGTCGAGCGCGCCGAGGTGAGGGTGTCGGTTGATGTTCAGCGTTTCGAATCGATCCTGGGAAAAACCGCAACGATCGACGCCATCTGGACGGTACAATGGACGGATGGAACGCAGCGGACCGATAGCGCGCATGTACAAGAAACGGTGTCTGACGAGAGCTACGACGCCCTGGTCGCCGCTCATAGTCGTGCATTGATGACCGTCAGTCAGGACATTGCCTCGACCATTCGAGGGGGTGGGGTCGCTGCCTCGCCTCGTTGA
- a CDS encoding VTT domain-containing protein, whose protein sequence is MNTLQFLVDYGAWVLFAVVFLEQAGLPLPALPLLVTAGALVGADKMNVGVAVLAPLVAAVLPDLCWYYLGRVKGGRVLGLLCKISLEPDSCVRSSEDMFRRHGKSTLLIAKFVPGLSTIAPPLAGITGMTLPVFLFYDTGGALLLILLSEGVGALFSNQLESVMAVFDQVGGWILVIALIGVATFVAYKFYRRQQVLREHQMAKISVDELKNMMDGGHQVVIVDVRNPLSRETDPEAIPGAIHLLFEEIEHRQDELPKNQEIVLYCNCPNDISSARTALKLKKQGVHRVRPLEGGLDAWRDRRFPTESVTCQTVPQQQS, encoded by the coding sequence ATGAACACGTTACAGTTTTTGGTGGACTACGGAGCGTGGGTGCTCTTCGCTGTTGTATTTCTAGAGCAGGCTGGTCTTCCTCTTCCCGCACTCCCTCTCTTAGTAACAGCAGGCGCATTGGTCGGAGCCGACAAGATGAACGTCGGCGTGGCAGTGCTGGCTCCCCTCGTCGCCGCTGTTCTTCCCGACCTCTGCTGGTATTACTTAGGGCGCGTGAAGGGAGGCCGAGTCCTTGGGCTTCTCTGTAAAATCTCCCTTGAACCTGACTCCTGTGTGCGAAGTTCAGAGGATATGTTCCGCCGGCACGGGAAAAGCACCCTGCTAATCGCAAAATTCGTCCCCGGCTTGAGCACGATCGCGCCTCCATTGGCCGGCATCACCGGCATGACACTTCCGGTATTCCTCTTCTACGATACGGGCGGGGCTCTCCTATTGATCCTCCTATCCGAGGGTGTCGGTGCCTTGTTTAGCAATCAGCTGGAATCCGTCATGGCCGTCTTCGACCAGGTCGGCGGATGGATTCTCGTCATCGCGCTGATTGGTGTCGCCACCTTTGTAGCCTATAAGTTTTATCGCAGGCAACAGGTCTTACGAGAACACCAGATGGCCAAGATTTCAGTCGACGAATTGAAGAACATGATGGATGGCGGGCACCAAGTGGTTATTGTTGATGTAAGAAATCCCCTATCGCGCGAAACGGATCCAGAAGCCATTCCTGGAGCCATCCATTTACTGTTTGAGGAGATCGAGCATCGCCAAGATGAATTGCCGAAGAACCAAGAAATTGTGCTCTACTGTAACTGTCCCAACGACATTTCTAGCGCTCGCACGGCGTTGAAATTGAAGAAACAAGGAGTCCACCGTGTTCGCCCTCTTGAAGGAGGACTTGATGCATGGCGAGACCGACGGTTCCCAACGGAATCAGTCACGTGTCAGACAGTCCCGCAACAGCAATCCTGA
- a CDS encoding DUF72 domain-containing protein — MRNAGLLGPDYRKVLEHHGIAHVYNHWSYMPSLPEQHQRMEDCFTAPFTVLRLLTPLKMSYEAAKKRAEPYTKIVEELPEMRRDTVELVKKAVGEKRKAYVLVNNRSEGNAPLTI; from the coding sequence ATTCGCAATGCGGGCTTGCTGGGTCCTGACTATCGCAAGGTCTTAGAGCATCACGGCATCGCCCATGTCTACAACCATTGGTCTTACATGCCGTCGTTACCGGAGCAGCATCAACGGATGGAGGATTGCTTCACGGCGCCCTTCACGGTTCTGCGCCTCCTGACCCCACTCAAGATGTCGTATGAAGCAGCGAAGAAACGTGCGGAGCCGTATACGAAGATCGTGGAAGAGCTGCCAGAGATGCGGCGAGACACCGTGGAACTCGTGAAGAAGGCGGTGGGAGAGAAGCGAAAGGCTTATGTCTTGGTGAATAACCGCAGCGAAGGGAATGCGCCCTTGACGATTTAA
- a CDS encoding IS30 family transposase — MQTLTGRGARRSPGAPSHRNEMERRFWLEVATGITSEEAAEMIGVSPAVGTRWFRHRGGMPLFMAKPVFGRYLSFAEREEIGLLRAQGVSVREIAHRIGRSPSTVSRELTRNVATRGGQLEYRASVAQWKAEMVARRPKPAKLVIHPQLRHYVQDRLEGKIRDVAGREMAGPRPAPFKGRNTPHRGDRQWVTGWSPEQIARRLQIDFPNDESMRISHEAIYQALYIQGRGALKRELVSCLRTGRALRVPRARAQAKAWAHVSEEVMISSRPAEAQDRAVPGHWEGDLIIGLNRSAIGTLVERSSRFTMLVHLPREKGYGLIPRTKNGPALAGYGAITMANALKRTVTTLPAQLWQSLTWDRGKELSDHARFTVEAGVKVFFTDPHSPWQRGTNENTNGLLRQYFPKGTDLSRWSDQEIQAVAHTLNTRPRKTLGWKTPAEALNKYLQFAGQPSVASTG, encoded by the coding sequence ATGCAAACGTTGACGGGGCGAGGCGCGAGGCGCTCACCGGGTGCCCCGTCGCATCGCAATGAGATGGAGCGGCGATTTTGGCTGGAGGTCGCGACTGGGATTACGAGCGAGGAAGCTGCCGAGATGATTGGTGTGTCTCCGGCGGTGGGAACGCGCTGGTTCCGCCATCGTGGCGGCATGCCATTGTTCATGGCGAAACCGGTGTTCGGGCGGTATTTGTCGTTCGCGGAGCGCGAAGAGATCGGGCTGCTGCGGGCTCAAGGCGTCAGCGTGCGGGAGATCGCTCACCGTATTGGGCGCTCCCCCTCAACGGTCTCGCGCGAGCTGACACGCAACGTGGCCACTCGTGGTGGCCAACTCGAGTATCGGGCGTCGGTCGCGCAGTGGAAGGCAGAGATGGTGGCCAGAAGGCCGAAGCCGGCAAAGCTTGTGATTCACCCGCAACTGCGCCACTATGTGCAAGACCGCCTGGAAGGCAAGATCCGTGACGTGGCTGGACGTGAGATGGCTGGCCCTCGACCGGCACCGTTCAAGGGGCGGAACACGCCTCATCGCGGCGACCGCCAATGGGTCACTGGCTGGTCGCCAGAGCAGATTGCCCGCCGGCTGCAGATCGACTTCCCGAACGATGAATCAATGCGAATCTCTCACGAAGCCATTTACCAGGCGTTGTACATTCAAGGCAGAGGCGCTCTCAAACGCGAGTTGGTGAGCTGCCTTCGTACTGGGCGGGCGTTGCGCGTGCCACGGGCCAGAGCACAGGCCAAGGCGTGGGCGCACGTCAGCGAGGAGGTCATGATCTCCAGCCGTCCTGCAGAGGCACAAGACCGCGCCGTGCCCGGGCATTGGGAGGGGGACCTAATCATCGGCCTGAACCGGTCTGCGATTGGGACGCTGGTGGAGCGATCAAGCCGCTTCACCATGCTGGTTCACCTGCCTCGCGAGAAGGGCTATGGGCTGATCCCCCGCACGAAGAACGGCCCCGCGCTGGCTGGCTACGGAGCCATCACCATGGCCAATGCGCTCAAGAGAACGGTGACAACCCTGCCTGCCCAGCTGTGGCAATCATTGACTTGGGATCGTGGCAAAGAACTATCCGATCACGCCCGGTTTACCGTTGAGGCAGGAGTGAAGGTCTTCTTTACTGATCCTCATAGTCCATGGCAGCGCGGCACAAACGAGAACACGAACGGACTTCTGCGCCAATACTTCCCCAAGGGCACCGACCTGTCTCGTTGGAGTGACCAAGAAATCCAGGCCGTAGCCCACACGCTCAACACCAGACCGCGGAAGACGCTTGGTTGGAAGACACCAGCCGAAGCCCTAAACAAGTACCTACAATTCGCCGGACAACCCAGTGTTGCGTCGACCGGTTGA
- a CDS encoding autoinducer binding domain-containing protein — MADPHHPFPLHVFRDFSAREMTQILEIMHHLFHAQTEQDIRHILQLKQTLLPCNKIVAATLSLPAMATPHDHAPFHIINVSYPTAWLTTYQQQGYHRYDPVMQRWSSTQQTFAWEHTIRKRMGPKTEEVMEEARAYDITAGAIGGRIDRRHQTGAFIAYAGGLHKDNLRYCDVIDYINSELAAALLRICPPLLNRPQLSAREREVLEGIKAGHETRAIATRLGISERTVRFHVERLLIKLRAKTRAQAIENYYASHGPSFTAAQHVQKKDSV, encoded by the coding sequence ATGGCTGATCCACATCACCCATTCCCCCTGCACGTGTTTCGCGATTTCTCCGCGCGTGAGATGACCCAGATCCTCGAGATCATGCACCACCTCTTCCATGCCCAGACGGAACAGGACATTCGACATATCCTGCAACTCAAGCAGACGCTCCTCCCCTGTAACAAAATCGTGGCGGCCACCCTCTCACTTCCCGCCATGGCCACCCCCCATGACCATGCACCCTTTCACATCATCAATGTCTCCTATCCCACCGCGTGGCTCACGACCTATCAGCAGCAGGGATACCACCGCTATGATCCGGTCATGCAACGCTGGTCGAGCACCCAACAGACGTTTGCGTGGGAACATACCATCCGCAAACGGATGGGGCCCAAAACCGAAGAAGTAATGGAAGAAGCCCGAGCCTATGACATTACGGCGGGCGCGATTGGAGGCAGGATTGATCGGCGACACCAGACCGGTGCATTCATCGCCTACGCTGGCGGATTGCACAAGGATAATCTGCGCTATTGCGACGTGATCGACTATATCAATAGCGAACTTGCCGCCGCGTTACTGCGCATCTGTCCGCCTCTCCTCAACCGCCCTCAACTCTCAGCGCGCGAACGGGAAGTATTGGAAGGGATCAAGGCGGGACATGAAACACGAGCGATTGCGACCAGGCTCGGCATTAGCGAACGCACCGTCCGCTTTCATGTTGAACGCTTGCTGATCAAACTGCGCGCCAAGACCAGGGCTCAGGCCATCGAGAATTACTACGCCTCTCATGGGCCCTCATTCACCGCCGCGCAACACGTTCAGAAGAAAGACAGTGTCTAA
- a CDS encoding replication initiator protein A → MDAESQKSLTENAREILSYGRLVPSFGHATSQYLLRERILGSLHFWSANTSSRRSQKSVHEKEMVRYLWRDGTIRKMTLVAYASGDLGFPTAVDFELFLGLEGLLLDRIKKSRTLDPVVRFQGHEVLERAGKEKGGREYQELNRCLMRLAGLMIGVGSGKTRKTGEVSMKSPRSSFMRILRNVTLPGTATGKGLLLDGYEIHLDDWYCESLLAGNCFVVDHHLLQDVKGHITKVLHQLLSHLFYLGGGSAMQSYSELVEGFELTRYTAISQVRQQLGPAHEELMARQFLSSWDLVPVQGSKPREYMLMWEAGPAWREAEQQLEERRAYYGVGDDRPAMKMLEDTSDPMVLIADSQIENRSAEETAASAAKLLDLILEFSGRRKDPHIWVKTWQRAINSVPHVMIWRRFHEVKERVARGERINPGSYLYDLVKRDAATLKVPWAVAAVDRSGSEPKSEG, encoded by the coding sequence ATGGACGCTGAGTCGCAAAAGTCTCTGACAGAGAATGCGCGCGAAATACTCTCCTACGGGAGACTCGTCCCTTCATTTGGACACGCAACCTCTCAGTATCTCTTGCGGGAACGGATTCTGGGATCGCTGCATTTCTGGTCCGCGAATACGTCCTCTCGCCGTTCTCAAAAATCGGTCCATGAAAAGGAAATGGTTCGGTATCTCTGGCGGGATGGGACGATTCGCAAAATGACCTTGGTCGCGTATGCGTCGGGAGACTTAGGCTTTCCCACCGCCGTGGATTTTGAGTTGTTCTTGGGGTTAGAGGGTCTGCTGTTAGATCGGATCAAGAAGTCCCGTACGTTAGATCCGGTGGTTCGATTTCAGGGGCACGAGGTCCTGGAGCGGGCGGGGAAGGAAAAAGGGGGGCGGGAATATCAGGAACTGAATCGGTGTTTGATGCGGCTTGCTGGCTTGATGATCGGCGTGGGATCGGGCAAGACACGGAAAACCGGCGAGGTTTCGATGAAGTCCCCTCGGTCGTCCTTTATGAGAATTCTTCGGAACGTCACCTTGCCCGGGACCGCGACGGGGAAGGGACTGCTCCTCGACGGCTATGAGATACATTTGGATGATTGGTACTGCGAGAGTCTGTTGGCGGGGAATTGTTTTGTGGTCGATCATCACCTGCTTCAAGATGTGAAGGGCCATATCACGAAGGTCTTGCATCAGTTGCTGTCGCATCTCTTTTATCTGGGCGGTGGATCCGCGATGCAAAGTTATTCGGAGTTGGTGGAGGGGTTTGAGCTGACTCGATATACCGCGATTTCCCAAGTCCGTCAGCAATTGGGGCCGGCGCATGAGGAATTGATGGCCCGTCAGTTTCTGAGTTCATGGGATCTCGTGCCAGTCCAGGGGAGCAAGCCTCGGGAATATATGTTGATGTGGGAAGCCGGACCGGCGTGGCGGGAGGCGGAGCAGCAACTAGAGGAACGGCGGGCCTATTATGGCGTCGGGGATGATCGGCCAGCGATGAAAATGCTCGAAGATACGAGCGATCCGATGGTGTTGATCGCCGATTCGCAGATTGAGAACCGGAGCGCGGAGGAGACGGCGGCCTCGGCCGCCAAACTGTTAGACTTGATCTTGGAGTTTTCGGGACGTCGCAAAGATCCGCATATCTGGGTGAAAACCTGGCAACGTGCGATCAATTCGGTGCCACATGTCATGATTTGGCGACGGTTCCATGAGGTCAAGGAGCGTGTCGCCCGTGGCGAGCGGATCAACCCAGGCAGTTATCTCTATGACCTCGTGAAACGTGATGCGGCCACGTTGAAAGTGCCCTGGGCCGTAGCGGCGGTGGATCGGAGTGGCTCCGAACCGAAATCTGAGGGTTAG
- a CDS encoding ParB/RepB/Spo0J family partition protein, translating to MTHPKKETKTKKPSPHLAELEQGFDRQARRFSTWDMLGVPPQDPGTAGPPASAVEDSGTKDVERRAVVAESLGIAPAPVPAESALPGRVAEQVYEIPLDRLVPSPDQPRQVVDPEADQELLESIRQHGVLNPIQVRQVGEKFEVIAGERRWRATQLLGHGTIPALVRETSTGQAAAQALIDNLVRKDLSPLEEARAFQALLQRHGYQQIQLAEKVGCHKTRISRALSLLKLPPPVLDILFAPGSDMTSRHAEALLPLMDQPAKMERIARQAVKDRWASEKIRQEVHRRPRFNQGAQCIRVTLRGENGSKGVVAAIRWSPNQQDKVESVRDGIQQILEVLDRFGRVADAGSHE from the coding sequence ATGACGCACCCAAAGAAAGAGACGAAAACAAAGAAACCCTCGCCACATTTGGCCGAGCTTGAACAGGGATTTGATCGTCAAGCCCGGCGTTTTTCAACCTGGGATATGTTGGGAGTGCCTCCTCAGGATCCGGGGACCGCTGGGCCTCCGGCTTCAGCGGTAGAAGACTCCGGCACGAAGGACGTGGAGCGGCGCGCGGTAGTTGCGGAATCGTTAGGGATTGCGCCGGCGCCGGTCCCAGCTGAGAGCGCCCTGCCCGGCCGGGTTGCCGAGCAGGTCTATGAGATTCCGCTCGATCGGTTGGTCCCGAGTCCGGATCAGCCTCGACAGGTCGTTGATCCAGAAGCGGATCAAGAGTTGTTGGAGTCCATTCGCCAGCATGGGGTGTTGAATCCCATTCAAGTACGTCAGGTGGGGGAGAAATTTGAAGTGATTGCTGGGGAACGGCGGTGGCGCGCAACGCAGTTGTTGGGCCATGGAACGATACCGGCGCTGGTGCGGGAGACGTCAACCGGTCAAGCGGCGGCGCAGGCGTTGATTGACAATCTGGTTCGGAAGGACTTGTCTCCTCTCGAAGAAGCGCGCGCCTTTCAGGCGCTGCTTCAGCGCCACGGCTATCAGCAGATTCAACTAGCGGAGAAAGTCGGCTGTCATAAGACCCGGATCTCGCGGGCATTGAGTTTGCTCAAACTTCCGCCCCCTGTCCTCGACATTCTGTTTGCTCCCGGCAGTGATATGACCTCGCGTCATGCGGAGGCCTTGCTGCCGTTGATGGATCAGCCGGCAAAGATGGAGCGGATTGCCCGGCAGGCCGTGAAAGACCGCTGGGCGAGTGAGAAAATACGGCAAGAGGTTCACCGCCGGCCGCGGTTTAATCAAGGGGCACAATGTATCCGGGTGACGCTGCGCGGGGAGAATGGCAGTAAAGGGGTGGTGGCTGCGATTCGCTGGTCCCCGAATCAACAAGATAAGGTGGAGAGTGTCCGGGATGGGATTCAGCAAATTCTGGAGGTTCTGGATCGGTTTGGGCGTGTGGCTGACGCGGGTAGCCATGAATAG
- a CDS encoding ParA family protein, producing the protein MKTISVINQKGGVGKTTTVVNMAAALARLGHPVLVIDLDPQANASTTLGKMDPYEVKFTSANLLLDKASTVAAPWHETIEEDVRLIYGHVGLTRVDRELQKIHMLTPGSALKRRLSQLAIGPDEIVLIDCAPSLSFLTVNALVASDHFIVPMESGSKYSLDGYADLEEVIKDVSQDEVNPHLSCLGVLITKHDGRKNVCKAMRNAIEKRFGPLVFHTAIASSARIQDAEVMKKTIFQSDRQSTGARDYMQFGREVLERLHLKPLREFADELVASEA; encoded by the coding sequence ATGAAGACTATTTCTGTCATCAATCAGAAAGGTGGAGTCGGAAAAACCACGACGGTTGTTAACATGGCGGCGGCGTTGGCCCGCCTGGGACATCCTGTGTTGGTCATCGATCTTGATCCGCAAGCCAATGCTTCGACGACATTGGGAAAGATGGATCCTTACGAAGTAAAATTCACATCCGCGAATCTCTTATTAGACAAAGCCAGCACGGTGGCCGCGCCGTGGCATGAGACCATCGAAGAAGACGTGCGACTGATCTATGGGCATGTCGGGTTGACCCGCGTGGATCGTGAACTCCAGAAGATTCATATGCTGACCCCTGGGTCCGCCCTGAAACGTCGCTTGAGTCAATTGGCGATCGGTCCAGATGAGATCGTCTTGATCGATTGTGCGCCGAGTCTGTCGTTCCTGACAGTCAATGCGTTGGTGGCGTCCGACCATTTCATCGTGCCGATGGAAAGCGGCTCGAAATACAGTCTCGACGGGTACGCGGATTTGGAAGAAGTAATCAAGGACGTGTCGCAAGACGAAGTGAACCCGCATCTGTCATGTTTGGGAGTATTGATTACCAAGCACGATGGCCGAAAAAACGTGTGTAAGGCCATGAGGAACGCGATTGAAAAGCGGTTTGGGCCGTTGGTGTTTCACACGGCGATCGCCTCGTCGGCGCGGATTCAGGATGCCGAGGTCATGAAGAAGACGATCTTTCAATCGGATCGTCAGAGTACCGGGGCGCGGGATTATATGCAGTTTGGGCGGGAAGTGCTGGAGCGGCTGCATTTGAAACCCTTGCGAGAGTTTGCCGATGAACTGGTGGCGAGTGAGGCGTAG
- a CDS encoding tyrosine-type recombinase/integrase yields MDLVSALPETGLPQLRQPDALVPLATTGLRRAGRELPPVCLQLSSSTLIGLRVYLDEFARQLAAQKPSATTARTYLKRGRAFIAWLEQQSVLRRLDRACLDAYRVSLDRRFPNPRTKNGYLTAVRQFLHWLVPLHPGLVNPADFVQGWPCSRQHTRRHLPVADAKALLAALESDPRKSELQRARNVAMAYLMLKTGLRTIEVSRARIDHLQEHVPGDKWKLWVHGKGRPSADESVQVLKEVYDRIQTYLALRPGPPQGSDPLFATTACVDRGGNIVTPAGQPLSTRAIRRIITEGLLLAGVKKPGIVVHSLRHSTPTFALLNDANPTRVQKMMRHQHYATTEIYVEEVQRLLEGAEEAVTQI; encoded by the coding sequence ATGGATCTGGTGTCGGCCCTGCCTGAGACGGGGCTCCCACAGCTACGTCAGCCGGATGCGTTGGTCCCGCTCGCCACGACGGGGCTCCGACGGGCCGGGCGCGAACTCCCGCCCGTCTGTCTCCAGTTGTCGTCATCCACGCTGATTGGTTTACGGGTCTACCTCGACGAATTTGCGCGACAACTCGCGGCGCAGAAACCCTCTGCGACCACAGCCCGCACCTATCTGAAACGGGGTCGGGCATTCATCGCGTGGCTGGAGCAGCAGAGCGTTCTGCGGCGCCTCGATCGCGCGTGCCTCGACGCCTATCGCGTCTCCCTGGATCGACGGTTTCCGAATCCGCGCACGAAGAACGGGTATCTGACGGCCGTCCGCCAGTTTCTGCACTGGCTCGTGCCGCTCCACCCCGGCTTGGTCAATCCGGCCGACTTCGTCCAAGGCTGGCCGTGCAGTCGGCAGCACACGCGGCGGCATTTGCCGGTGGCGGATGCCAAGGCGTTACTCGCCGCGCTCGAATCCGATCCACGGAAATCGGAGCTGCAACGGGCCCGCAACGTCGCGATGGCCTATTTGATGCTGAAGACGGGCCTGCGGACGATTGAAGTCAGCCGGGCGCGGATTGACCATCTCCAAGAACATGTGCCGGGCGACAAATGGAAATTGTGGGTGCATGGAAAGGGGCGGCCATCCGCCGATGAGTCCGTGCAGGTGCTCAAGGAGGTGTACGACCGCATCCAGACGTATCTCGCACTCAGACCTGGACCGCCGCAGGGATCGGATCCGCTCTTTGCGACCACGGCCTGTGTCGATCGCGGCGGGAACATCGTGACGCCAGCCGGGCAGCCGCTCTCGACCCGCGCCATTCGTCGGATTATCACAGAGGGTTTGCTCTTGGCCGGAGTGAAGAAGCCCGGCATCGTCGTCCATAGTCTGCGGCACTCCACCCCCACCTTTGCCCTCCTCAATGACGCGAATCCCACGCGGGTCCAGAAGATGATGCGGCACCAGCACTATGCGACCACCGAGATTTATGTCGAAGAAGTGCAGCGGTTGTTGGAAGGGGCGGAGGAGGCGGTCACGCAGATCTAA
- a CDS encoding DUF3179 domain-containing protein — translation MAWLGFRKIPTTTFDLSRHSVPLDQFVDGGPGKDGIPAILTPKFISGSDSTFLRDDDRVLGLTAGSEAKAYPIKILNWHEIVNDMIGGKAVVVTYCPLCGTGMAFEAEVQGRRHTFGVSGLLYQSDLLMYDHQTESLWSQVGMHAVSGPLTGEKLRPMFIEHTIWRDWRTAHPSTVVLSARTGSFHNYDRDPYAGYGESSELFFDITHVDSRYHPKEWVVGLEIDGVTKAYPFLELNKVSSPVADQVNGQRVTVRYNAASRSASVVDEQGKPILSVMAFWFAWYAFHPDTQVFTSYYAG, via the coding sequence ATGGCCTGGCTGGGATTCAGAAAGATCCCGACCACCACCTTTGATCTGTCACGCCACAGCGTTCCACTGGACCAGTTCGTTGACGGGGGGCCTGGGAAGGACGGCATACCGGCCATCCTGACTCCTAAGTTCATCTCGGGCTCAGATTCCACATTTCTCCGTGACGACGACCGAGTGCTCGGACTCACAGCAGGCTCGGAGGCCAAGGCGTATCCGATAAAAATCCTCAATTGGCATGAAATCGTCAACGACATGATCGGGGGGAAGGCCGTCGTCGTTACCTATTGCCCCCTCTGTGGCACCGGCATGGCCTTCGAGGCTGAGGTGCAGGGACGGAGACATACCTTCGGCGTCTCCGGCCTGCTCTATCAAAGCGATCTGCTCATGTACGACCATCAGACGGAGAGCCTCTGGTCGCAAGTCGGCATGCATGCCGTTTCCGGACCGCTGACGGGAGAGAAGCTCAGGCCGATGTTCATAGAACATACGATCTGGAGGGACTGGCGCACCGCTCATCCCTCTACCGTCGTCCTCTCGGCACGAACCGGGTCGTTCCACAACTACGATCGCGATCCTTACGCAGGGTATGGCGAAAGCTCCGAGCTGTTTTTCGACATTACCCATGTCGATTCCCGCTACCACCCCAAGGAATGGGTGGTCGGTCTCGAGATTGATGGCGTCACTAAAGCCTATCCCTTTCTGGAACTGAACAAGGTGTCGTCACCCGTGGCCGACCAGGTGAACGGACAGCGAGTGACCGTACGTTACAACGCAGCGTCTCGCAGCGCCTCGGTGGTCGACGAACAGGGGAAGCCAATCCTCTCCGTGATGGCCTTCTGGTTCGCATGGTACGCGTTTCATCCGGACACACAGGTATTCACTTCTTACTATGCGGGTTAG
- a CDS encoding tetratricopeptide repeat protein, with amino-acid sequence MMKLHIVASAFAGLSLISVGCATRLDISSPDQLVTQRGETNVIYSPHEVANLHNKLGALLFLLGDLPKASEELRTAIRLDPKSPTPHNYFGMVLYVQGNYVGAIGEFSTAVRLSPNNAVAKSNLGFALFEHGELESAIVQWQTAVSQDASIASAWAGLGLGCFSSGSVDKGLQNYRQAIRLDPSYGDVNYLRLVRRWNGGLLRGAVAIMHLLETRQTISAETAVSE; translated from the coding sequence ATGATGAAACTTCACATTGTTGCATCGGCGTTTGCGGGACTGTCTCTGATCAGTGTCGGGTGTGCAACCCGCTTGGACATATCAAGCCCCGACCAACTCGTGACTCAGCGTGGGGAGACAAACGTCATCTACAGCCCACACGAAGTAGCCAACTTACATAACAAACTGGGGGCGCTGCTGTTTTTGCTGGGAGATCTCCCCAAAGCCTCCGAGGAGCTTCGAACGGCGATTCGACTCGATCCGAAAAGCCCTACCCCACATAATTATTTTGGGATGGTCCTGTATGTCCAAGGGAATTACGTTGGTGCTATTGGGGAGTTCTCCACCGCCGTCCGTTTGAGCCCGAACAATGCCGTAGCCAAGAGCAATCTCGGGTTCGCCTTGTTCGAACATGGGGAATTGGAGTCTGCCATCGTGCAATGGCAGACCGCAGTGAGCCAGGATGCTTCCATTGCCAGTGCCTGGGCTGGCCTGGGGCTAGGATGCTTCTCCTCTGGCTCCGTCGACAAGGGACTCCAAAACTACCGCCAGGCGATTCGCCTGGATCCTAGCTATGGGGATGTGAATTATCTTCGGCTCGTTCGTCGTTGGAACGGAGGGCTACTGAGGGGTGCTGTTGCCATTATGCATCTCCTAGAGACGCGACAGACAATCTCTGCGGAAACGGCGGTCTCTGAATGA